TTCGGACATCTAAAGAATTTGTATTTGAAGGTTCCTGGTCCTGCTGTTCTTCTTGTTTGGTCTCTTCCAACGTTATAACGTCGCTACAACCTAAACCAAGGGATACGTCGTCGTATATCGTAGGAATTAACAGTACTAcgcaataacgatatttatgacCAAGCTGTAAATTAAACGATGAAGGTGCTGTTACTGGCAACGAACAAGGATCTCTCATCATACGAGAATCACAATGTAAAGGATTGGACTCGGTTTGAACCTCGCTGTCACCTACTGTTTCGTAAATGATCAACGTGTCACAAGTATAATGTTCCGTACAAGGTTCTATGTTCCATAAAAGATTAATCCCAGTTAATTCATCGTAATGATACTCCTTTAAAGTGGCAAGAGGTACTTTAGTCATAGATGGTGTTGGTTCTCCGCATAAAAGACTTCCTGGCGAAACTTGAGTCAAAATTCCATTTTCCAAGGCAGGTGGTGTGGCACACACGGCGGAAGATTTGTCCTCATCGCTTAAACTCGAATTACTTAACCAAGTGGCAAATTCTAAAAGAGTACAATCGCAGTTCAAAGGATTATCGGAAAGAGAAAGTCGCTTTAATCGTAACTTAGTGGTCGGCACGTCGCTGGAGACCATCGTAATTTCATTGTCGTCTAAACGTAAATCTTCGAGACTTTTCAATGGCACTACTAAATCAGCCGTCAACGATCGTAAAAAATTATGTGTTAGATCTAGAGTTgtcaatttttctaaatgtgcCAAAGACGCGCTCGAAACATCCactatacgattattagctaaATCTAATCTGGTCAATGTAGATAAATGCTTAAACGAGTGATCCTCGAGAACGTCGATCTGAAACATAAGACATATGTCGTCTATTGATCAGaaacaaaatacatatatgataattatcttttcatGTCACAAACCTGATTATGACTGAGGATGAGATAACTTAAATTTCTAACACCGGTTAATGCTCCTTGCTGCACATTGATAAATTCATTCTCGGATACAGTAAGAAAATGCAAACTTGGCATCCATGGTAGAAGATTTGGTCCCATTGGTCCCAACAATAAATTACTCGAAAGATCGAGTTCTTCCAAATTTTTGAGACCCCTTAACGCAGAGAGAGCCGAAATGCTGAGACGATTACCTCGCATTCGTAAAAATCGAAGTTCTGGAAGTGCCGCGAAAGCTTGCGGTGATAATTGCGAGAGTAAATTATCGCATAAATCCAGATACGTTAAATTCGACAAACCCTAAAACGAGcgatatgaatataataatacttgcgaACGTTCGTTAGTAAACTTACGTTGAACGAATCTGCTTCTAatgttttcaatttattatgaGAAAGATCCAATCGATCTAATCCAACAAGATACTTTAATGCCGATGTTGGAATGGTTTCTAAAAGATTATTAGGAAGTCCAAGAGCCTGAAGGGGTTTAGCTAGAGCAGTAAACGCATTTTCATGAACGCGTCTCAGTTCTCCGCTAGAAATGACAAGTCCATGTAGGCCAACATTTTCGAGGAAACGTGCTGGCAATATAGAAATTCCTGTAACAGTTACGTCCAAAAGAGAAATGGTCCCTGCTTTACTACTTTTTAAATGTTCACTAATCACCTAAATTGAAgcaaacaaaagaagaaattaaatttttcttaataagtagattttataataataataataataataataataataataataataataataataataataattataataaaaattagtaTTACTTGTAAAGCTGTTCTTTCACCAGTACATCTAAGAGTATGTGGAAAATCACAAGAACATTCAACGCTTGTTTTCGTAATATTAGGACATTCCCAAACAGAGTCGGACATAAACGACATTGTTGAAACTTCTTTTGAATCTTTTCCACTCGAAATACTTGACAAAGTTGTTACGGTCTCAATGCTCTCTCTCgaatttatcgttatcaatgtAGAATCTACCATAGATATTGtcgttgaatttattattgttttatctgTACTTGTGGTTACAGTAGACGTCGTCGTAGATATCATTGTAGATGACCTAATTGTTGATTCATTGTTCCTGCCGTCAAAACACGACGCTGTCATGATTGTGGccaaaattattaaacttcGAAATGTCCTCGGCAttctgaaaaatataattattattgatattaaaaagaaactttcaATAGATGAATTATTGAAGTGATGTCGATAAAACAATCGATCTCCTTATaacttcattattttcaactatttcattactttttcgCTAAAATAACCTTTTCGGTAATCAAActctataaaaattaattaacaaaatttttcaagtagttactttccattttttttgttaaattaattaaaaatcgatgtcacataattattacaatgaatTATGGCTCGTCACAAGATGTGATTTGGAAAAATTATTGGAATTGGATAGAGATTTACAAAAATGCAAACCtataaagcaaagaaaaaatgctTTAAATCATGCTCTAACTCTTTACATAAGGtgttttaatcattaaaatttattttgtgaaaaaatttgttcgaaaaaaatttcttttaatcttacgtttctctatctattatatatacatatatagatatcgaGATTTGGTAAGAAGACTCGTGATATGTTATAATCAAATGATCCAAACGCAAAAacgtgaattaattaaaaaaatagttGATTGTGCGATTGGTCGAATGCTCCAGTGTAAAAGAGAAGTTGTTAAATTAGATTGCTCTTATTTtcagtatataaaatatattttattctaagataatttttattcttagtttaattttcattatcgtaaaTCGTATACGAATTCTCAAGGTGGCCAGATGATGTATTatgtcaattaaaattaacgcCAGATGACGTAAATACCCCTATCTTGAtagtcgataaaaatcatgCATTAGAACGTAGAGAGTTAATCGAGGAGATGAAAAAATATGAGGGCAAAAAACGTAcgtttcaaaatgaaaaattgaaattggtcaattttcaatatttttttaatttttctacaaaaaaTTCTAACATCATTTATATTGTCCCATCCAATactatacaattatatataaaaacaatataataaaaaaaataatataataaaaaatatgaaaaatattcggaTGGtcaattttcgatattattttttattcgagatTCTGACATTACTTATCAATGCAACTCAACATTacacaattatatataagcaatatattatatatatatatattatattatttatttagatataaaatattgaaaattcataACACTTTACTTATAAGTCTATTCCAATAATTTGTCTCAAAGTTCGAACGATATTCTTTTTCGTCAGatgtatcatatattatacCGTATATTGCAGCTCTTATAATACAAGAGCAGAGACTTTCGCAAGTGATGACGGAAACCGAAGATATCTCGTCAAAAATGCAATTAACACgtaaaaaaagattcaaaCCTACCGATACCTCACCGAAAATTTTAGTAGAAACGTCTGAGCAAAGGCTAGCTAAGGAAGCTCGAGAAGCTCGAGAAGTTGCTGAAAAGGCTTTACATGATGCAGTGCTTTTGATACAATGTCATGAAAGAGCTAGAGTTGGACGTCGTATTGGTAAAGAAggtaatttaaagaaaaaaaatctctttttataattcgttattttcttaaaatacttaaagtattatatacattgCCGGTGGCGAAAAATTTACGtgttttagaaattttttttccaggaAGGAAGTAAAATTAactgaaaaattaataattccaacattgatattttatttatacagaCAAATTTTTTCCATCCAATTTGGTCACATACAGGTTTTTGTGTCAACTTCTGCACGAAAATCCAAGTAGCATCCTAACTTCTTGCGTAGAAatgcaaaattattaaaatttcattattgtcttgtaaaataatattgtagcTAAGGACAATCgaattatcttaaaaaaaatgttaatttttaatatttttccaatacgtttaatgaaaaattaacatttctttcaaaatggcctaattttcttatttttcataaattaaaaaatttgatccgATAGCCCttaatttaaacattattttacaAGACAGTactgaaattttaataattttgcatTTCTTCAGGAAATTAGGATGCTATTCATAAAACCCGGATTTTCGTACAGAGATTTACGCGGTAACAGATTACGAAATCTATATATAACCAAATTGCGTAGAAATTTTTCGACgtgataaatgtatataatttcttaatacgatattttttattttgctttttttttaatttatatttttaatttatcatagCTCTACTAATGTatgaatataagaaaaaagttaaaaccGATGAGACAGCTCCATTAATAAAAGTCGATAAGGAAACATATAGTAAAGCTATCGTCATTATACAACGTGCTTGGAGAAGATTTGCAGCCCGaagagatattaaaagaagaatcaaTCATTTAGAAGAATTATTAGATATGACGATACCAAGTTGGAAACCTCAAGAT
The genomic region above belongs to Vespa crabro chromosome 2, iyVesCrab1.2, whole genome shotgun sequence and contains:
- the LOC124421893 gene encoding leucine-rich repeat-containing protein 15-like produces the protein MPRTFRSLIILATIMTASCFDGRNNESTIRSSTMISTTTSTVTTSTDKTIINSTTISMVDSTLITINSRESIETVTTLSSISSGKDSKEVSTMSFMSDSVWECPNITKTSVECSCDFPHTLRCTGERTALQVISEHLKSSKAGTISLLDVTVTGISILPARFLENVGLHGLVISSGELRRVHENAFTALAKPLQALGLPNNLLETIPTSALKYLVGLDRLDLSHNKLKTLEADSFNGLSNLTYLDLCDNLLSQLSPQAFAALPELRFLRMRGNRLSISALSALRGLKNLEELDLSSNLLLGPMGPNLLPWMPSLHFLTVSENEFINVQQGALTGVRNLSYLILSHNQIDVLEDHSFKHLSTLTRLDLANNRIVDVSSASLAHLEKLTTLDLTHNFLRSLTADLVVPLKSLEDLRLDDNEITMVSSDVPTTKLRLKRLSLSDNPLNCDCTLLEFATWLSNSSLSDEDKSSAVCATPPALENGILTQVSPGSLLCGEPTPSMTKVPLATLKEYHYDELTGINLLWNIEPCTEHYTCDTLIIYETVGDSEVQTESNPLHCDSRMMRDPCSLPVTAPSSFNLQLGHKYRYCVVLLIPTIYDDVSLGLGCSDVITLEETKQEEQQDQEPSNTNSLDVRITAVHVNVSDQGSLHVDVSLSPSKKSDASSCDISIVVFDADTAIHKCKLNCSSAFISLEVLVPGRYKVCASLDELANIESITFSIIEDDRGRSRCVEVQSFKQNTEAIVLSIVGATCALLIALVVIGRNIVRKVRHPRIQTQCFLPAQEFEITHKAHYIKLLATTKV